The genomic interval TGGCAATAGCCATTATAACAACGCCGCAAAGATAAGTCTTTTGATTACAGGCACTTAAAATACAATAAGGCGAGAATTCACACTTCGTGATAGGCTACCTCACGACAGTGAATATCTACCTAGGTTATGTTGTCGTGTCGATCGACAAGCAATCGGCCCGCGAGGGAGCAAACGCCGGAAAGCCATGGGACAAATTGACGAGCCTCCAGAGCGCAATCAAGCGATGAGCTTTTTGCTAAGCCGGATTAACTACGAACGCGCGCTGTCTATTCCCTACCATGGACGGGAATTCAGGCTGGACCAAATGCGCGATCTGCTGGATCGATTGGGAAATCCTCAAGACCAGTTAAAAATTATCCATGTGGCCGGGACCAAAGGAAAGGGTTCCACTTCGGCAATGATTGCGGGGGTATTATCGGCGGCAGGCTATCGCACCGGCTTATACACTTCACCGCATGTCGATCAATTTGTAGAGCGCATTCAAGTCGACTGCACATCTTGCACTGAAGAAGCATTTTTAAGGCTAATCGATCGAGTGCGTCCAATCGTGGAGCTTATGGATGCACAAAGCCACGAGCAAAATTCGGCGGTGGGCGGCCCTACTTTTTTTGAAATTCTCACGGCCATGGCGTGGATGCATTTCGCCGAGGTCGGGACGGATTTCGCCGTTGCTGAAGTGGGATTAGGTGGGCGGCTCGACAGCACGAACCTTTGTCGACCGCTGATTTCCGTAATCACGAGCATCAGCTTCGATCACATGGAGTTGTTAGGCAACACTTTGGCAGAAATCGCCCGAGAAAAGGCCGGAATTATCAAGCCTGGCATTCCAGTAATTAGCGGCGTACTTGATGACGAGCCACGCCAGGTAATTATTAACGTTGCCGAGCAATGCAAATCTCCGTTGTTTGAATTGGGTGTTGATTTTAGCTATGAACACCATCTTCCGGATCCAGGCGATGGGGCGGTGGCGTTTTTGCAAAGCAAAATGGATTTCAACCGTCGTGATCAAACAATGCCGGCAAATATTCGCGATGTTGCGCTTGGCATGCTGGGTGCTCATCAAGCTGCGAATGCTGCGGTCGCTGTGGCAGTTTTGGAAGAATTGAGCAAACAAGGCTGGCATTTATCGGAAACCGCGATTCGGCACGGATTGTGCAATACCCGATTGCCTGCCCGAGTGGAAATTGTTTCGCGGCATCCTCTGGTAATTGTTGACGCGGCGCACAATGTAGCTTCCGTCCAAGCCTTATTGGATACGTTGATCGAGGTCTTCCCGGCCAAACAGCGGCTGTTGGTTTTTGCATCAACGCAAGAAAAAGACGTGCGCGGCATGTTGAGCTTGTTGCTGCCTCATTTCGAAGCGGTCATTTTAACGCGCTATTTGAACAACCCACGGGCGGTCGATTTAAGTGAATTGGAATCGCTAACGGCGGAGCTATCGCCGATTCCAAGGTTCATTTGCGCCAATCCCGCCGCCGCGTGGCAACAAGCGCGCAAATTGGCCACTGCGGAATCTTTAGTCTGCGCGACCGGATCATTTTATTTGGCGGCGGAAATGCGGGCTGAAATTACGAAAAAACCGATTCAGCTCGTTAATAGCTTGGTTGCCCAATAGGAATTGAGCTGGCTTGCTCGCAGACTGCCGGCTGATAGCGCCAACCGCTGCCAAGTTTCAGAATCCATCCAACTGCGCCGAAAACGATGTCTAGGCAACTAGCGTTTTGAAAACTGAGTGCCGCGGCGAGCGCCTCGCAAGCCGTACTTCTTGCGTTCTTTCATGCGTCCATCGCGAGTGAGTAGGCCGGAGTGCCGCAGCAAATCGTCCAACTCCGAATCAAAGGCTCTCAAAGCCCGGGCCAAGCCTAACTTGCAGGCGCCGGCTTGCCCCGCGGGGCCGCCCCCATGCACGCTAATGGAAACGTCCACGGCATTGAGTTTGCCGGTTTGATTAAGCGCATCGAGAACCTGAAAGCGATCTTTTTCCGACGGGAAGTAGTCTTCTACCGCTCTGCCGTTTACCTTAATTTGCCCGGAGCCGGCTTTAATTCGAATTCGTGCGACGGCCGTTTTACGACGGCCTGTTGCTAATGCAATACCCGAGGATTGAGGAGAGGTGGCCGTCGACATAGTGGATTCTGCGAAAGGTTTTGGTGGTTTGTTACTGGACTACTGAAAGGAATTACTTAGTTCCCAATTCCTTTGCTTCTGGTTCTTGGGCCTGATGCGGATGCTTGTCGCCGGCGTAAACCTTGAGCTTTTCAAGCATTTTATAAGCGAGCTTATTCTTGGGTAGCATGCGACGCACGGCTTCAACAATGATCAATTCAGGCCGACGTTCTCGGCGATGCTCGGCGGTTTCCGTTTGCAAACCGTGGTAACCTGTGTACCAGCGGTATTC from Pirellulales bacterium carries:
- a CDS encoding folylpolyglutamate synthase/dihydrofolate synthase family protein → MGQIDEPPERNQAMSFLLSRINYERALSIPYHGREFRLDQMRDLLDRLGNPQDQLKIIHVAGTKGKGSTSAMIAGVLSAAGYRTGLYTSPHVDQFVERIQVDCTSCTEEAFLRLIDRVRPIVELMDAQSHEQNSAVGGPTFFEILTAMAWMHFAEVGTDFAVAEVGLGGRLDSTNLCRPLISVITSISFDHMELLGNTLAEIAREKAGIIKPGIPVISGVLDDEPRQVIINVAEQCKSPLFELGVDFSYEHHLPDPGDGAVAFLQSKMDFNRRDQTMPANIRDVALGMLGAHQAANAAVAVAVLEELSKQGWHLSETAIRHGLCNTRLPARVEIVSRHPLVIVDAAHNVASVQALLDTLIEVFPAKQRLLVFASTQEKDVRGMLSLLLPHFEAVILTRYLNNPRAVDLSELESLTAELSPIPRFICANPAAAWQQARKLATAESLVCATGSFYLAAEMRAEITKKPIQLVNSLVAQ
- the rpsI gene encoding 30S ribosomal protein S9 — encoded protein: MSTATSPQSSGIALATGRRKTAVARIRIKAGSGQIKVNGRAVEDYFPSEKDRFQVLDALNQTGKLNAVDVSISVHGGGPAGQAGACKLGLARALRAFDSELDDLLRHSGLLTRDGRMKERKKYGLRGARRGTQFSKR
- the rplM gene encoding 50S ribosomal protein L13, producing the protein MAKPGERKAKWWLVDATDKVVGRLAVDIAMILMGKHQPTYTPHVDCGDFVVVVNAEKIALTGKKWQQKEYRWYTGYHGLQTETAEHRRERRPELIIVEAVRRMLPKNKLAYKMLEKLKVYAGDKHPHQAQEPEAKELGTK